A single window of Streptomyces sudanensis DNA harbors:
- a CDS encoding transglycosylase family protein, protein MPKQPRPPRTRRVRGAAASLSVLVLALACALVPAPPRDAAAWASPPPAGALPAREHRAPAAGHADCPGDWPWGCVALCESGGRWDADTGNGFYGGLQFKQSTWEESGGLTYAPRADLASRAQQIAVAQEVLRRQGWAAWPTCSRRYGLSGRYHTVQPGDSLSAVARRFGVAGGWRALYEANRDVVGDDPDTVLPGLMLRIP, encoded by the coding sequence ATGCCGAAGCAGCCGAGACCCCCGCGCACCCGGCGCGTGCGAGGCGCCGCCGCCTCGCTGTCCGTGCTCGTCCTGGCGCTGGCCTGCGCCCTCGTACCGGCCCCGCCGCGCGACGCGGCCGCCTGGGCCTCCCCGCCCCCTGCCGGGGCCCTCCCCGCCCGGGAGCACCGGGCGCCCGCCGCCGGACACGCCGACTGCCCCGGCGACTGGCCCTGGGGGTGCGTCGCCCTCTGCGAGAGCGGCGGACGCTGGGACGCCGACACCGGCAACGGCTTCTACGGAGGGCTGCAGTTCAAGCAGTCCACCTGGGAGGAGTCCGGCGGCCTGACGTACGCGCCGCGCGCCGACCTGGCGAGCCGCGCGCAGCAGATCGCGGTCGCGCAGGAGGTGCTGCGCCGGCAGGGGTGGGCCGCGTGGCCCACGTGCTCCCGCCGGTACGGGCTGTCCGGCCGGTACCACACGGTCCAGCCGGGCGACTCGCTGAGCGCGGTGGCGCGGCGGTTCGGCGTCGCCGGCGGCTGGCGGGCGCTGTACGAGGCGAACCGGGACGTGGTGGGAGACGACCCCGACACCGTCCTGCCCGGTCTGATGCTGCGCATCCCGTAG
- a CDS encoding glycosyltransferase family 4 protein: MHISFLLHNAYGIGGTIRTTFNLAEALAARHEVEIVSVFRHRDEPTLGAPAGVTMKHLVDLRRHSPGYDGDHPDYRRPAEVFPRGDGRWKQYSRLTDARIAAHLGTVEADVVVGTRPGLNVHIARQTRRGPVRVGQEHLTLDSHGYRLRREIGFRYPLLDAVTTVTEADARSYRTRLRLPGVRIDAVPNSVPAPSVEPADSTARWVVAAGRLTRVKRYDLLVEAFAKVVAARPDWRLRIYGSGDATGNEKDALRALIERRGLHNHVYLMGPAHPLEPEWVKGSVAAVTSRMESFGMTIVEAMRCGLPVVSTDCPHGPREIIEDGVDGRLVPVGDADAVAEALLGLIQDDELRRRAGRAALAASRRFDPARIAERHEAIFAELVARGPGGASRGRVRDALHRVRGAALDAAYSARYRAADALRKGKRA; encoded by the coding sequence ATGCACATCTCCTTCCTGCTCCACAACGCGTACGGGATCGGCGGCACCATCCGCACGACCTTCAACCTCGCCGAGGCGCTCGCCGCCCGCCACGAGGTGGAGATCGTCTCCGTCTTCCGCCACCGCGACGAGCCGACCCTCGGGGCCCCCGCCGGCGTGACCATGAAGCACCTCGTCGACCTGCGCAGGCACAGCCCCGGCTACGACGGCGACCACCCCGACTACCGGCGGCCGGCCGAGGTCTTCCCGCGCGGTGACGGCCGCTGGAAGCAGTACAGCCGCCTCACCGACGCGAGGATCGCCGCGCACCTGGGGACGGTGGAGGCGGACGTCGTCGTCGGCACCCGTCCCGGACTGAACGTGCACATCGCCCGGCAGACCCGCCGCGGCCCCGTGCGCGTCGGCCAGGAGCACCTCACCCTGGACAGCCACGGCTACCGGCTGCGCCGCGAGATCGGCTTCCGCTACCCGCTGCTCGACGCCGTCACCACCGTCACCGAGGCCGACGCCCGCTCGTACCGCACCCGGCTCAGACTGCCCGGCGTCCGCATCGACGCCGTCCCCAACAGCGTCCCCGCGCCGAGCGTCGAACCCGCCGACTCCACCGCCAGGTGGGTCGTCGCCGCCGGCCGGCTCACCCGGGTCAAGCGGTACGACCTGCTGGTGGAGGCGTTCGCGAAGGTCGTCGCGGCCCGTCCCGACTGGCGGCTGCGGATCTACGGCTCCGGCGACGCCACCGGCAACGAGAAGGACGCCCTGCGGGCCCTGATCGAGCGGCGCGGGCTGCACAACCACGTCTACCTCATGGGCCCCGCCCACCCCCTCGAACCGGAGTGGGTCAAGGGGTCCGTCGCGGCCGTCACCTCCCGCATGGAGTCCTTCGGCATGACCATCGTGGAGGCGATGCGCTGCGGGCTGCCCGTCGTCTCCACCGACTGCCCGCACGGCCCCCGCGAGATCATCGAGGACGGCGTCGACGGGCGGCTGGTCCCGGTCGGGGACGCGGACGCCGTGGCCGAGGCGCTGCTCGGCCTCATCCAGGACGACGAGCTGCGGCGCCGCGCCGGGCGGGCCGCGCTCGCCGCGTCCCGCCGCTTCGACCCGGCGCGGATCGCGGAGCGGCACGAGGCGATCTTCGCGGAACTGGTCGCCCGCGGACCGGGCGGCGCCTCCCGCGGCCGGGTCCGCGACGCGCTGCACCGCGTGCGGGGCGCCGCCCTCGACGCCGCGTACTCCGCCCGCTACCGGGCCGCCGACGCCCTCCGGAAGGGGAAGCGCGCATGA
- a CDS encoding I78 family peptidase inhibitor, producing MASTPTTPPERPDEPDTYVGLDEQEAASLARSRGWTTVRTLPPGVMITLEYLEGRINFEVRDHTVTRCWTG from the coding sequence ATGGCATCGACACCCACCACACCCCCCGAGCGACCCGACGAACCCGACACGTACGTCGGCCTCGACGAGCAGGAGGCCGCGAGCCTGGCCCGCTCCCGGGGCTGGACGACCGTGCGGACGCTGCCGCCCGGCGTCATGATCACGCTCGAGTACCTGGAGGGCCGCATCAACTTCGAGGTGCGCGACCACACCGTCACCCGCTGCTGGACGGGCTGA